The nucleotide window TACAAAAACCTGCTTCATGTAAGGGTGGCTTTTCATTTTTAATCGTATTTAATCCGGATTAAACTTAATCATTTTTAATACTATAAATGCTTTTTGCTTTTTCTCCCATTTTCGCGTTACTTTGTGCAAAGTAATTTTATCAAAAAACTTTATAACATATCTTCTTTTTTACAGCAGCATCTCGACCTGCTGAACCACTGACGGCTGATGTTTTCATCTGAAACCCGTTTACTCATTTTTAAAAGAAACTGATATGTCTTTCGCTACACAGCAAGCGTCTCCCTATTTTATGGAGCTTGAAGAACAATATGGCGCTCACAATTATCATCCTTTACCTGTTGTTTTGTCTAAAGGGCAGGGCGTATATGTATGGGATGTTGAGGGCCGGCAATATTATGATTTTTTAAGCGGCTATTCTGCAGTCAACCAGGGTCATTGTCACCCGAAGATCGTAGAAGCCCTCATTAAGCAGGCCCAAACACTGACCTTAACCAGCCGCGCTTTTTATAATGATAAGCTGGGCGAGTTTGAGAAATACATTACCCAACTATTAGGTTATGACAAGGTATTGCCCATGAATACAGGTGTTGAAGCGGTTGAAACCGCTATCAAGCTTTGTCGTAAATGGGCCTATGAGGTAAAAGGAATTCCTGAAAATGAAGCCAAAATTATTGTATGTAATAACAATTTTCATGGCCGCACTACTACCGTGGTATCTTTTAGCAGCGATCCTTCGGCAAAAAACAACTTCGGGCCATTTGCCGGCGGCTTTATCAGCATACCTTATAATGATATTGTAGCATTGAATAACGTGCTGAAGTCGGAAGAAAATATTGCGGGCTTCCTGGTAGAACCTATACAGGGAGAAGCAGGGGTGTTTGTTCCCAAAGATGGATATCTCAGCCAGTGCAAAGAACTGTG belongs to Niabella yanshanensis and includes:
- the rocD gene encoding ornithine--oxo-acid transaminase, with product MSFATQQASPYFMELEEQYGAHNYHPLPVVLSKGQGVYVWDVEGRQYYDFLSGYSAVNQGHCHPKIVEALIKQAQTLTLTSRAFYNDKLGEFEKYITQLLGYDKVLPMNTGVEAVETAIKLCRKWAYEVKGIPENEAKIIVCNNNFHGRTTTVVSFSSDPSAKNNFGPFAGGFISIPYNDIVALNNVLKSEENIAGFLVEPIQGEAGVFVPKDGYLSQCKELCEAHNILFIADEIQTGLCRTGKMLACDHEQVRPDIVLLGKALSGGMLPVSAVLADDAIMLTIKPGEHGSTYGGNPLASVTAIAALQALLDEDMAGRAEKLGIYFREALKKMASPLIQTVRGKGLLNAIEIDSDNENMAWEICLALKERGLLAKPTHGDKIRFAPPLVITEEQLQECTVIIQQTLQSFEQS